The following are encoded together in the Thermothelomyces thermophilus ATCC 42464 chromosome 3, complete sequence genome:
- a CDS encoding protease (cysteine-type peptidase), whose translation MCWLWERSVAILLAAGVIANPLRPRRIPWPEPVPASSIGPIDWSSIPPSPYKHALRQTNTTTTSSSSSSSSSKYDNQVYSVQVSGSSSSPPASVDWRNRDGQNYITTPQDQGACNSCWAFAVAALIESMMRIEHGVWGKRSEADVHDGVGAACESVGNAEDTLAWVAGQGPEFVADPTRPAPGIADWACDPYEATAHAYEHCDDRSGRTTHIPYYQALGLVEDQKRWLDEYGPIIATFVLYDDFGSWKPTAAGGSGGDVYRWDGVSGSDGNHLAIVIGYDDEKQAWLMKNSWGSGWGDEGFVYFAYGEANIDNWTKYGLVNVNPDPWTRRKHQSGSMMQSGNGETHRNFELLVSEAGGSGFTHVSRDGNSTQWSKVLEVSGSGSGSGLVGQPAILGTSFNRDFHAVSLDENQVVQQWAYRQSEMRWSRVSAIEGTKIDGFPGLAQSDGSTLVMVVKHADGTLNEWQQAPNSTTWTLANSPIASGIAQSGPALVQSNAGLNLYDRQQGASRGNIYTVAVREDGKLQLFWRPGADAAGWSAGEVFGGSGVVDPGSPPVMIQDYSGTANETSVGRFQLAVAVGGSVQHWERANDDLEAGQAPPAGAEGGSPAGRWELVETAGTGVKRVWALLQGSFGGRLHMITEGTDGRLSYWERDEKWVEVEKLPALSDAAWTRSGPVSGG comes from the exons ATGTGTTGGCTGTGGGAGCGATCAGTGGCAATATTACTGGCGGCCGGCGTGATCGCCAACCCGCTCCGCCCGCGCCGGATCCCCTGGCCGGAGCCGGTTCCGGCATCTTCCATCGGGCCCATTGACTGGTCTTCAATACCGCCTTCTCCCTACAAACACGCCTTGCGGCAGACCAACACCACCACGACcagcagcagtagcagcagcagcagcagcaaatATGACAATCAAGTCTACTCGGTACAGGTCTCGGgatcttcctcctccccgccAGCATCCGTCGACTGGCGCAACCGCGACGGCCAGAACTACATCACGACACCGCAGGACCAGGGCGCCTGTAACAGCTGCTGGGCGTTCGCCGTGGCGGCGCTGATCGAGTCCATGATGCGCATCGAGCACGGGGTCTGGGGCAAGCGCAGCGAGGCCGACGTGCACGACGGGGTGGGCGCGGCGTGCGAGAGCGTGGGCAACGCCGAGGACACGCTGGCCTGGGTGGCCGGGCAGGGGCCCGAATTCGTCGCCGACCCGACCCGGCCCGCCCCGGGCATCGCCGACTGGGCCTGCGACCCCTACGAGGCGACGGCGCACGCCTACGAGCACTGCGACGACCGCTCCGGGCGCACGACGCACATTCCCTACTACCAGGCCCTCGGCCTGGTCGAGGACCAGAAGCGGTGGCTGGACGAGTACGGGCCCATCATCGCCACCTTTGTCCTCTACGACGACTTTGGCTCGTGGAAGCCGACCGCGGCCGGCGGAAGCGGCGGTGACGTGTACCGGTGGGACGGCGTTTCCGGCTCGGACGGCAACCACCTCGCCATCGTGATCGGCTACGACGACGAGAAGCAGGCCTGGCTTATGAAGAACTCATGGGGATCCGGATGGGGGGACGAGGGATTTGTCTACTTTGC GTACGGCGAGGCCAACATCGACAACTGGACCAAGTATGGGCTCGTCAATGTCAACCCGGACCCGTGGACACGCAGGAAGCACCAGAGCGGAAGCATGATGCAATCCGGCAACGGCGAGACGCACCGAAACTTTGAGCTGCTCGTCAGCGAGGCCGGGGGTTCCGGCTTCACGCACGTCTCCCGCGATGGGAACAGTACCCAATGGAGCAAGGTGCTGGAGGTCtcgggcagcggcagcggcagcggcctcGTGGGCCAGCCTGCCATTCTCGGCACCTCCTTCAACCGGGACTTCCACGCGGTGAGCCTGGATGAGAACCAGGTGGTCCAACAGTGGGCATACAGACAGTCGGAGATGCGCTGGTCCCGGGTCTCGGCCATCGAGGGCACTAAGATCGACGGCTTTCCCGGTCTCGCCCAGAGCGACGGCTCAACTCTGGTCATGGTGGTCAAGCACGCCGACGGCACCCTGAACGAG TGGCAACAAGCACCCAACAGCACAACCTGGACCCTGGCCAACTCACCCATCGCAAGCGGCATCGCCCAGAGCGGGCCGGCGCTCGTGCAGTCCAACGCCGGACTCAACCTCTACGACCGGCAGCAGGGCGCCTCGCGGGGCAACATCTACACCGTCGCGGTCCGCGAGGACGGCAAGCTGCAGCTCTTCTGGCGCCCCGGCGCGGACGCGGCCGGGTGGTCGGCCGGGGAGGTGTTcggcggctccggcgtcGTGGACCCCGGCTCGCCGCCCGTCATGATTCAGGACTACTCGGGGACGGCCAACGAGACGAGCGTCGGCCGGTTCCAGctggccgtcgccgtcggggGGAGCGTCCAACACTGGGAGCGGGCCAACGACGACCTCGAGGCCGGGCAGGCCCCGCCCGCGGGGGCAGAAGGGGGGTCCCCGGCGGGCAGGTGGGAACTGGTCGAGACGGCGGGCACCGGGGTGAAGCGCGTCTGGGCGCTGCTCCAGGGGAGCTTTGGTGGGAGGCTGCACATGATCACGGAGGGCACGGACGGCCGGCTGTCGTACTGGGAGCGCGATGAGAAGTGGGTTGAGGTCGAGAAGCTGCCGGCGTTGAGCGACGCCGCTTGGACGAGATCGGGCCCGGTGAGTGGTGGTTGA